Genomic window (Sulfurimonas sp.):
TAGATAAAACTATAAGAGATAGTATTGCGTATTCACTTGCACGAGTTATTAACATAATATATACTTTTTTTTATAGGGATTATATCAAAAAAAATTGAATATTGAGTTATGTATAAATTATGACTTTATTTCTACCATTTTCTTTAGCTTCAAAAAGAGCTTTATCTGAAATTTTTATTATCTCTTCTAGCGAGTTAGCCATTCCAAAGTATATACCAATAGAAACTGTGTAAGAGACTATTATTCCATGAGTTTCAATCATATTTGCTTCAAAACATTTTCTTATCTTTTCAAAAAGTATGTTAGTATGCTCTAGGCTGATATCTTCAAGAAGTATACAAAACTCTTCTCCACCAAAACGAGCCATCAAGTCTGACTCTCTAAGGTTCTCATCTAGTATAGTTTTAACTTCTTTTAGGGCGTCATCACCTACATCGTGACCATAAATGTCATTTATATTTTTAAATTTATCTATATCTATTGTTGCAACTGAAAGATTTTTATTTTTTCTTTTAGCTTTTGAAAAAATTGCGTTTCCACTTTGGAAAAAATATCGTCTGTTATACGCACCTGTTAAGTAGTCAGTATTTCCTAACTCTTTTATGCGAGAAAAAAGGTCTAAGAGTTCGAGGTTAGAGTTTACTCTAGTTACTATTTCGCTATGAGTAAAAGGTTTATGTATAAAGTCATTAGCACCAAACTTTAAAAATTTACTTACTATATCTTTAGATTCTAATCCACTTACTGCGATGATACTAACTTGGTCTTTATTGTACTTTTCTCTTATTTTAAAAGTGAGGTCTAGTCCATCTATAATAGGCATATCATAATCAGTTATAACTAGAGTAATATCTTCTCTTTTTTGTAAAATATCAAGTGCTTCTTGACCATCTTTTGCTTCTAAAACATTTAGATTTATTTTTTTTAAACTTTTTTTAATAATATTTCTATATAACTCTACATCATCTACTACTAAAGCAGTTGTATCATAGTTTTTTAAAGTTCTTTGTATCGCAGCTATGGCAAATTTTATACTTGCTTTATCATTTTTAAGTATGACATCTACAACATCTTTTTTTTGTATAGTTTCTAGTAGTCTTTTGTTTAAAGTTCCCGTTAAAACAATAGAAGGGATGTTGTAGGTATTTACCAAATCAACAACCTCACCATCTGGAGCGTCTGGAAGGTTTAAGTCAAGAAGAGCAGCATGAAACTCACCTTTATGCTCTTTTAAAAGTTTTTGTGTATCTTTGTATGACTTACAAAAGAATGGCTCTATCTTTGGGTGTTCATTAAGAACAGATTCTAACATTAGTAAAATTGTCTGACTATCATCAACAATGAGTATTTTTTTCATTAAATATTATAAGTAAGGTAAGCTGAAAAGTAGATAAAATATGACTAAACTACATAAAAGAAAGATAGGAGTATAATGTTTTATGTCCTATAAAGTAATATCAAGAAAATTAATACTAGTTGCTCCTTTATTATTTTTTATTATTGCTTGTATGCGTATATATATAAACCATAATGAAAATAAAAAAAATATTCAAAATTTTATATCTGAGCAGGCGCGATTAATAGACTCTCTTTATATAACACATAGAAACTACTATCAAAATCTTTATATAAATAAAGTTATAAAGTTAGATGAACAAACTTTACAAGGTTTGCCTGCTTACTCTGCAGCTAAAATATCAAAAATTTTTTCTGATAACAACAAACTTCACATAACTATGCAAACAGTTAGTGATAGAGCAAGAAATCCAAAAAATCAAGCAGATAAATATGAACTTCAGGCAATAGATTTTTTTAAAAATAATAAAAATAAAAAAGAATACTTCGCCCGAGAAGATGATTTTTACCAATATGCAACACCACTTAAGATAGAGAAAAAATGTTTGAAATGTCATGGTAAAAAAGAAAATGCTCCTTTATTTATATCAAAAAAATATGACAAAGCCTATAACTATAAAATAGGAGATATTAGAGGAATTTTAAGTATAAAAGTACCAACTTTTTATATAAATAAGATTTTTTCAAAACAATTTTTTGCTTCATTAGTTTATGACTTTTTACTTATAAGTATAGTTTCAATTATAGCTTTTTTACTCATGAAGTTTTTCTCAAAACAACAAGAAAAAATAGAAGAAGAACTTAACGCAAGAACTTCCGAACTTAAGGTGACCGCAAGTAGAGATGCTTTAACAAACTTAGAAAATAGGACAATGTTTAAAGAAAATATTGATAAATTTGATAATCTTGCATTGATTCTTATAAATATAGACAGTTTTTCTCAAATAAATGATTTTTATGGACATGAGTTTGGTGATGCGATTTTAATTGAGTTTAGTAAAAAACTTAAATCTATTTGTGTTGAAGAAGAAAATTGTAAATTATTTAGACTAAGTGGAGATGAGTTTGCTTATCTCGTTATAAACAAACCCGAACATATAGTTGTTCAAAAAGCAAAACTACTATCTAAAGAGATAAATAGACAAACATATGAAACAAAGGGTGAAAGTATTGAGCTAAATACGACAGTTTGTGTTTCTTTAGAGGAAAAAGAACAACTATTAATTACGGCTGATATGGCTCTTAAAACAGCAAGAAAAAATGCAAAAAATATTATTATTTATGATAAAACAATGGCATTAGATAGAGAATATAAAAATAATATGCTTTGGACAAAGAAGATTAAAGAAGCTATTAAAAATGATAAAATTATACTTTTTTACCAGCCAATAATAAATAATAATGATGGCTCAATAAAAAGGTATGAATCCTTAATCAGACTTATAGATGAAGAAGGTAAAGTTATATCTCCATATTTCTTTTTAGAGATATCAAAAAAAGCAAAACTTTACAAACAACTTACAAAAATCGTAATTCAAAAAAGTTTTGAAATGTTTAGAGAAAATGATTTTGAATTCTCAATAAATCTTAGTATTGAAGATATTATGGATAAAGAGATAAACAATTACATCTTAGAAATGCTTGAGATTTATAGCGTATCAAATAGAGTTATATTTGAAATAGTTGAGTCTGAGAGTATTGAAAATTTTAGCGAAATACAAAAATTTATAAAAAGTGTAAAAGCACAAGGATGCAAAATAGCCATAGATGACTTTGGAACAGGTTACTCTAACTTTGAGTATCTAATGCGACTTGAAGCGGACTTTATAAAAATAGATGGCTCTATAATAAAAGAAATATTAGTTGAAAAAAATTCAGAAATCATCGTATCTGTTATTGTTGATTTTGCAAAAAGAGCTGGTGTGAAAGTTATAGCTGAGTATGTTGAGAGTAAAGAAATATTTGATAAAGTAAAAGAACTTGGAGTCGATAAATCTCAAGGTTACTATTTTAGTGAACCTAAACCTAGTTTAAATTAGTTTAGCTATAATCGCACTTCAACTTTTATGCTAATAGTATATTAGTTAGATTATTATACCCATCAGGAGGCTATTATGGCTTTAGATTCGGCTAAAAAACAAGAAATTGTAACAAAATATGGTCGCTCAGAGAGTGACACAGGCTCAAGTGAAGTTCAAATTGCACTTATAACAGAAAGAATTTCTGAACTAACAGAGCATCTTAAAATATTTAAAAAAGATCATGCATCTAGACTAGGACTACTTAAACTAGTTGGACAGCGTCGTCGTTTAATGAAATACTTCAAAAGAAAAGATAAAGTTGCTTATCTTAAGCTTGTAGAAGATTTAGGCATTAGAGATAACATCTAGTCCAAATCACTATCTACTCTAAATCTCTCTCCCGAGAGGTTTTAAACCTTAATTTACATATACAAATTAACAAAATTTCATTTCTTTAAATTAAAATTTAGTTTTTAAATAGTAA
Coding sequences:
- a CDS encoding diguanylate cyclase, whose protein sequence is MKKILIVDDSQTILLMLESVLNEHPKIEPFFCKSYKDTQKLLKEHKGEFHAALLDLNLPDAPDGEVVDLVNTYNIPSIVLTGTLNKRLLETIQKKDVVDVILKNDKASIKFAIAAIQRTLKNYDTTALVVDDVELYRNIIKKSLKKINLNVLEAKDGQEALDILQKREDITLVITDYDMPIIDGLDLTFKIREKYNKDQVSIIAVSGLESKDIVSKFLKFGANDFIHKPFTHSEIVTRVNSNLELLDLFSRIKELGNTDYLTGAYNRRYFFQSGNAIFSKAKRKNKNLSVATIDIDKFKNINDIYGHDVGDDALKEVKTILDENLRESDLMARFGGEEFCILLEDISLEHTNILFEKIRKCFEANMIETHGIIVSYTVSIGIYFGMANSLEEIIKISDKALFEAKENGRNKVIIYT
- a CDS encoding EAL domain-containing protein — its product is MSYKVISRKLILVAPLLFFIIACMRIYINHNENKKNIQNFISEQARLIDSLYITHRNYYQNLYINKVIKLDEQTLQGLPAYSAAKISKIFSDNNKLHITMQTVSDRARNPKNQADKYELQAIDFFKNNKNKKEYFAREDDFYQYATPLKIEKKCLKCHGKKENAPLFISKKYDKAYNYKIGDIRGILSIKVPTFYINKIFSKQFFASLVYDFLLISIVSIIAFLLMKFFSKQQEKIEEELNARTSELKVTASRDALTNLENRTMFKENIDKFDNLALILINIDSFSQINDFYGHEFGDAILIEFSKKLKSICVEEENCKLFRLSGDEFAYLVINKPEHIVVQKAKLLSKEINRQTYETKGESIELNTTVCVSLEEKEQLLITADMALKTARKNAKNIIIYDKTMALDREYKNNMLWTKKIKEAIKNDKIILFYQPIINNNDGSIKRYESLIRLIDEEGKVISPYFFLEISKKAKLYKQLTKIVIQKSFEMFRENDFEFSINLSIEDIMDKEINNYILEMLEIYSVSNRVIFEIVESESIENFSEIQKFIKSVKAQGCKIAIDDFGTGYSNFEYLMRLEADFIKIDGSIIKEILVEKNSEIIVSVIVDFAKRAGVKVIAEYVESKEIFDKVKELGVDKSQGYYFSEPKPSLN
- the rpsO gene encoding 30S ribosomal protein S15, which encodes MALDSAKKQEIVTKYGRSESDTGSSEVQIALITERISELTEHLKIFKKDHASRLGLLKLVGQRRRLMKYFKRKDKVAYLKLVEDLGIRDNI